The proteins below are encoded in one region of Mangifera indica cultivar Alphonso chromosome 7, CATAS_Mindica_2.1, whole genome shotgun sequence:
- the LOC123221948 gene encoding ethanolamine-phosphate cytidylyltransferase-like: MEYESNSWIWDGVYYYPHFFGGLMLTAALLGVSTSYFGGIGVFSLPQLWSDSGIFYKKKREKKKRVRVYMDGCFDLMHFGHANALRQAKALGDELVVGVVSDEEIIANKGPPVLSMEERLALVSGLKWVDEVIANAPYAITEQFMNRLFTEHKIDYIIHGDDPCLLPDGTDAYALAKKVGRYKQIKRTEGVSSTDIVGRILSSMDDTKTCEDCKDTSLPVDSQKAIQSKRTNISQFLPTSRRIVQFSNCKGPGPNARVVYIDGAFDLFHAGHVEILKKARQLGDFLLVGVHTDLVVSEHRGNHHPIMQLHERSLSVLACRYVDEVIIGAPWEVTKDMITTFNISLVVHGTIAETNSSLPDETDPYMVPKSMGIFQLLESPKSITTTSVAQRIVANHDTYVKRNAKKAASEQKYYEEKKFISGD; this comes from the exons ATGGAGTATGAAAGTAACAGTTGGATTTGGGATGGGGTGTATTACTACCCACATTTCTTTGGGGGTCTAATGCTCACGGCGGCGTTGTTAGGTGTGTCCACCAGCTATTTTGGAGGAATTGGAGTGTTTTCTTTGCCTCAATTGTGGTCTGATTCCGGGattttttacaaaaagaaaCGTGAGAAGAAGAAACGTGTGCGAGTTTACATGGATGGTTGCTTTGATCTCATGCATTTTGGCCATGCCAACGCATTGAGGCAAGCGAAGGCTTTGGGAGATGAATTGGTTGTGGGTGTTGTCAGTGATGAGGAGATTATTGCAAATAAGGGACCCCCTGTCTTGTCCATGGAGGAGAG GTTGGCCCTTGTTAGTGGATTAAAGTGGGTTGATGAAGTTATAGCCAATGCTCCTTATGCCATTACTGAGCAGTTCATGAACCGTCTCTTTACTGAGCACAAGATTGATTATATCATACATGGTGATGATCCTTGCCTGCTTCCAGATGGAACTGATGCTTATGCTTTGGCAAAGAAAGTTGGCCGTTACAAGCAGATTAAGCGCACAGAAGGCGTCTCCAGCACAGATATTGTAG GGAGGATACTTTCTTCTATGGACGATACAAAAACTTGTGAAGATTGTAAGGACACATCCTTGCCTGTAGATTCCCAGAAAGCTATTCAGTCCAAGCGTACCAACATATCTCAATTTCTGCCAACATCCCGTAGGATTGTGCAATTTTCTAATTGCAAG GGACCTGGACCAAATGCACGTGTGGTGTACATTGATGGGGCATTTGATCTCTTTCATGCAGGACATGTGGAG ATTCTTAAGAAGGCTAGGCAGCTTGGAGATTTTCTTCTAGTTGGAGTCCACACTGACCTGGTTGTGAG TGAACACAGAGGTAATCACCACCCGATCATGCAGCTGCATGAGCGTAGCCTCAGTGTGCTGGCGTGTCGGTATGTTGATGAAGTCATCATTGGCGCACCTTGGGAAGTTACTAAGGACATG ATAACCACTTTCAACATCAGTTTGGTTGTGCATGGGACAATTGCTGAGACCAACTCTTCATTGCCT GATGAAACTGATCCATATATGGTTCCCAAGAGCATGGGAATTTTCCAGTTACTTGAGAGTCCTAAAAGTATAACTACAACTTCAGTGGCTCAACGGATAGTCGCCAATCATGATACCTATGTG AAACGCAATGCCAAGAAAGCAGCAAGTGAGCAGAAGTACTATGAAGAGAAGAAATTTATTTCTGGAGATTAG
- the LOC123220207 gene encoding uncharacterized protein LOC123220207 yields the protein MLGNGNNYLPLKMTMKRKDFDLDEVSDEFHDFSLSSPARKIRRLNVQLPPIMEEREQENLRVGSSPIIEDGVVSEMGSLGDPVNDERAIVLYKPRMPSSPSLTVNLDSLNSVSGFKNQIFQASQTECLKFVEDEEYLHDKNNATTDSCLAIVPWVPSQFPIASDPVVDASQEEAADLMEGDNMEEAAMDIEENNDHRIEQGQANEFGGMREGQGLPPRPQQHCLIPQLPQSTSTPIRWFQ from the exons ATGCTGGGAAACGGTAATAATTATCTCCCCTTGAAGATGACGATGAAGAGAAAAGATTTTGATCTCGATGAAGTCAGTGATGAATTCCATgacttctctctttcttccccAGCTCGAAAGATTCGCCGCCTG AATGTGCAGTTGCCGCCGATTATGGAAGAGAGGGAGCAAGAGAATCTTCGTGTGGGCTCATCGCCGATTATAGAAGACGGCGTGGTTTCGGAGATGGGGTCTTTGGGTGATCCTGTTAATGATGAGAGGGCTATTGTTTTGTACAAGCCTCGAATGCCATCTTCTCCTAGTTTGACCGTGAATTTGGATTCTTTGAATTCGGTTTCTGGGTTTAAGA ATCAAATTTTTCAGGCAAGCCAAACTGAGTGCCTGAAATTTGTTGAGGACGAAGAATATTTGCATGACAAGAACAACGCAACAACAGACAGCTGTTTAGCCATTGTTCCCTGGGTTCCTTCCCAGTTTCCCATTGCCTCTGACCCAGTTGTGGATGCTTCTCAAGAGGAGGCAGCAGATTTGATGGAAGGTGATAATATGGAAGAAGCAGCAATGGATATTGAAGAGAACAATGACCATCGCATAGAGCAAGGCCAAGCTAATGAATTTGGTGGAATGAGGGAGGGTCAGGGCTTACCTCCACGGCCCCAACAACATTGCCTGATCCCCCAGCTACCTCAAAGCACTTCCACGCCCATCAGGTGGTTCCAGTAA
- the LOC123219885 gene encoding SWR1 complex subunit 2, producing the protein MAETMEETSNKEDAPVVFLDRASRATRGKRMTKLLDEEIEEDELFWNQDSLKEEENDDNYVEEAEVADEFDSDFDEDEPEPDEEGENVAEERVRPKKRLIFPGKTLAKKKKKKKEKVLSKLDSSPEESKKTEQSPPENQDAPDDAEGERTVRKSTRTAVIVRQAERDAIRAALQATMKPIKRKKEGEEKRMTQEEMLLEAAQTEIMNLRNLERVLAREEEVKKRAIVHKAVYSGPQIQYLSKDGYTYLEFSKGASFHSEISTTSVPYPEKAVCAVTGLPAKYRDPKTGLPYATKEAFKIIRERFVDENSGAQKEMDMGTLFDSLSEKDSVPRQRRSQSSTKREMSYSRQLARFRRFPSLEIEISD; encoded by the exons ATGGCGGAGACCATGGAAGAAACCTCGAATAAAGAAGATGCTCCTGTCGTTTTTCTTGACCGCGCTTCTCGAGCAACAAGAGGAAAAAG GATGACAAAATTGCTTGATGAGGAAATTGAAGAGGATGAGCTGTTTTGGAATCAGGATTCTCTTAAGGAG GAAGAGAATGATGATAATTATGTGGAGGAGGCAGAGGTTGCTGATGAGTTTGATAGTGACTTTGATGAAGAC GAACCTGAGCCAGATGAAGAAGGAGAAAATGTTGCAGAAGAAAG GGTGCGACCAAAGAAACGGTTAATATTTCCTGGAAAAACTCTGgctaagaagaaaaagaaaaagaaagagaaagtccTTTCAAAATTAGATAGTTCTCCAGAGGAATCAAAGAAAACTGAACAGTCTCCCCCTGAAAATCAAGATGCCCCTGATGACGCAGAGGGTGAGAGAACTGTTAGAAAATCTACAAGAACTGCCGTGATTGTTAGGCAAGCTGAGAGAGATGCAATACGTGCGGCTTTGCAAGCAACAATGAAG CCAATAAAaaggaagaaggaaggagaGGAAAAGAGGATGACCCAAGAAGAGATGCTTCTTGAAGCAGCTCAAACAG AGATCATGAACTTGAGGAACTTGGAACGTGTTTTAGCAAGGGAGGAAGAAGTTAAGAAAAGAGCAATAGTGCACAAAGCTGTCTATAGTGGCCCACAGATACAATATTTGTCAAAGGATG GTTATACATATCTGGAATTCAGTAAGGGGGCTTCGTTTCACTCGGAGATTTCAACCACATCTGTTCCTT ATCCAGAGAAGGCTGTCTGTGCAGTGACCGGATTGCCTGCCAA GTATCGTGATCCAAAGACAGGGCTACCTTATGCAACCAAAGaagcttttaaaattattcgagAACG TTTTGTGGATGAAAATAGTGGTGCTCAAAAGGAAATGGATATGGGAACCTTGTTTGATTCACTGTCTGAGAAAGATTCTGTGCCCAGACAAAGAAGATCACAAAGTTCAACTAAAAGGGAAATGTCATATTCCCGGCAATTGGCACGTTTCCGTAGATTTCCATCtcttgaaattgaaatttcagaTTAG